From Armatimonadota bacterium, the proteins below share one genomic window:
- a CDS encoding energy-coupling factor transporter transmembrane protein EcfT, giving the protein MPHHIDLYVHQESIIHKLDPRAKLVAIAGFILAVIIVPTRPLLPAGLLCVLIGCVVVLERLPVRVLLRRMFPIMVVVGLPFMLSRLGGEQTRAAGELFALKSLLVAAAAIAFMASTHTLAILEFISRMPILSAFGQLGEFIVRGVDLLIEEVMRTNRAWTLRASFASTWIKLTSLLWASVNLLVRAVVRSERVGSAMALRGFQGKLPTSAPSPLKILHLACGLTYAVVSIIIAGVGRWL; this is encoded by the coding sequence ATGCCGCATCATATTGACCTTTATGTGCATCAAGAAAGCATAATTCATAAGCTTGACCCAAGGGCAAAATTGGTAGCAATTGCCGGATTCATTTTGGCTGTGATTATAGTTCCCACTCGCCCTCTACTGCCTGCTGGATTACTTTGCGTGCTCATTGGTTGCGTTGTTGTACTTGAAAGGCTTCCGGTAAGAGTCCTTTTGCGAAGGATGTTCCCCATCATGGTTGTTGTTGGATTACCTTTTATGCTGTCCAGGCTTGGCGGAGAGCAGACGCGGGCGGCTGGTGAATTGTTTGCATTAAAATCACTTTTAGTTGCCGCTGCTGCCATAGCATTCATGGCTAGCACGCATACTTTGGCGATTCTTGAATTTATCAGTCGCATGCCCATTTTGTCGGCGTTCGGTCAGCTTGGGGAATTCATCGTGAGAGGCGTTGACTTACTTATCGAAGAGGTTATGCGCACAAATCGAGCTTGGACACTGCGAGCTTCCTTTGCTTCAACTTGGATAAAGCTCACGAGCCTTTTGTGGGCTAGCGTAAACCTGCTTGTTAGAGCTGTGGTTAGATCAGAGCGAGTTGGCTCTGCGATGGCACTGCGTGGTTTTCAGGGCAAGCTTCCGACTTCGGCGCCGTCCCCGTTGAAGATTTTGCATTTAGCATGCGGATTGACCTATGCTGTTGTATCTATTATTATTGCTGGAGTTGGAAGATGGCTATAG